One window of the Salvia miltiorrhiza cultivar Shanhuang (shh) chromosome 6, IMPLAD_Smil_shh, whole genome shotgun sequence genome contains the following:
- the LOC130990373 gene encoding AMSH-like ubiquitin thioesterase 1 — MITRSSNGGRFSIAAVTKKIDVDNRISLRYYYRIADNILKQADIFREEKNIIDLYVMLLRFSSLVTETIPCHQEYRTSLQSSKLYLKRKLKTALTELEELKPAVSDKLQELQYKQTYQLNKQQKSQRSETLESSVERPLVRRNLNDYTRKQPVTNQYGYQVPNALSLSKTTGEHLQRVSLSIPRPKEETLSKHSILGPNGLRGQWQGPTHYKVQYPSNLDFTPIQIPGIISTQNSIEDGIVMKEENGCSEQDKSSLESVVLPKTDNHQIEESISLISFEDESASQSEVIRQPSPPPILADVQDLIPASTPETQTESRLVNASDDALVCTEDPLQLHIPTELMNSFMKLAKSNTDKSLETCGVLAGSLKNRKFYITALIIPKQESTSDSCQTTNEEEIFEVQDKQSLFPLGWIHTHPTQSCFMSSIDVHTHYSYQIMLPEAIAIVMAPRDTSRTHGIFRLTSGGMTVIRHCPRRGFHSHDPPSDGSPIYRHCTDVYMNPNLKFDVIDLR; from the exons ATGATAACTCGATCTTCAAATGGAGGACGATTTAGCATCGCCGCCGTTACCAAGAAGATCGACGTTGACAATCGAATTTCTCTGCGCTATTACTACAGAATTGCCGATAATATTCTCAAGCAG GCTGACATCTTTCGTGAAGAAAAGAATATTATTGACCTGTATGTCATGCTCCTTAGATTCTCAAG TTTGGTGACTGAGACAATACCATGCCATCAAGAGTATAGAACATCTCTACAGAGCAGTAAACTATATCTCAAAAGG AAATTGAAAACTGCACTGACTGAGCTTGAGGAATTGAAACCAGCTGTTTCAGACAAACTTCAGGAGTTGCAATATAAACAAACTTATCAACTTAATAAACAGCAGAAATCTCAGCGAAGTGAAACATTGGAATCATCAGTTGAACGGCCTCTTGTTAGGCGAAACTTGAACGATTATACTAGAAAGCAG CCTGTCACTAACCAATATGGATATCAAGTTCCAAATGCTCTCTCACTTAGCAAAACAACTGGTGAACATCTCCAAAGAGT ATCATTAAGCATTCCCCGGCCAAAGGAGGAAACTCTTTCTAAACATTCTATTTTGGGCCCAAATGGGCTTCGTGGGCAGTGGCAGGGTCCAACTCACTATAAG GTTCAGTATCCAAGTAATTTAGACTTCACACCTATTCAGATCCCAGG GATTATTAGCACTCAGAATTCTATTGAAGATGGGATTGTGATGAAAGAGGAAAATGGTTGCTCAGAACAAGATAAATCAAGCTTGGAATCTGTAGTTCTGCCAAAAACTGATAACCACCAGATTGAAGAATCTATTTCCCTCATTTCTTTTGAAGATGAAAGTGCTTCACAAAGTGAGGTTATTAGACAACCTTCTCCTCCACCTATTCTAGCAGATGTACAGGATTTGATTCCAGCCTCAACGCCGGAGACGCAAACAGAAAGTAGGTTGGTAAATGCTTCTGATGATGCTTTAGTATGTACCGAGGATCCCCTACAGTTGCACATA CCAACCGAACTGATGAACAGTTTTATGAAGCTAGCAAAGTCCAACACCGATAAGAGCTTAGAAACATGTGGTGTCCTTGCAGGTTCCCTC AAAAACAGGAAATTTTACATCACTGCTCTTATTATTCCAAAGCAAGAATCAACTTCAGATTCG TGTCAAACCACAAATGAGGAGGAAATATTTGAAGTGCAGGACAAGCAGTCTCTTTTTCCCCTTGGATGGATTCAT ACACATCCTACACAATCTTGTTTCATGTCATCAATTGATGTACATACGCACTACTCTTATCAG ATCATGTTGCCAGAAGCCATTGCCATCGTCATGGCACCAAGAGACACTTCAAG GACCCATGGCATTTTCCGGTTGACATCAGGTGGCATGACAGTCATCAGGCATTGCCCGCGACGTGGTTTTCATTCCCACGATCCTCCTTCTGATGGTAGCCCGATATACAGACACTGTACAGATGTTTATATGAATCCTAATCTGAAATTTGATGTCATTGATCTACGTTGA